Proteins from a single region of Hordeum vulgare subsp. vulgare chromosome 6H, MorexV3_pseudomolecules_assembly, whole genome shotgun sequence:
- the LOC123403901 gene encoding uncharacterized protein LOC123403901 isoform X2, with product MMPPALLSLPRSSSPSVSPSPLCPGRRSAAVQRHRPSIPSKPAAGICYASQAVELLPSLYPGTGVVVRDAKLEDCWEVADTHCSSFFPGYKFPLDLVLRLDRYIALLSGFSVPPGCTRSCLVAVNPTAANSAISIECGDLRDAEFHGKYGLSKGSVAGILTVDTVADFLPRRGRLKQRRNCIHSKRGGSEGGTSKRDCQNARRGSRGASKELGMPVSGLALRCK from the exons ATGATGCCGCCGGCGCTGCTAAGCTTGCCTCGCTCCTCGTCGCCGTCGGTATCCCCTTCTCCTCTCTGCCCCGGCCGCCGATCCGCCGCCGTCCAGCGCCAccgcccgtcgatcccctccaaaCCCGCCGCAG GAATATGCTATGCTAGTCAAGCGGTTGAATTGTTGCCATCTTTGTACCCGGGGACGGGCGTTGTCGTTCGAGATGCAAAGCTGGAGGACTGTTGGGAAGTAGCAGACACTCACTGCAGCTCATTTTTTCCGGGTTACAAATTCCCGTTGGACCTTGTTCTACGGCTTGATCGTTACATCGCGCTCCTATCCGGCTTTTCAGTTCCGCCTGGCTGCACGAGAAGTTGCCTTGTTGCAGTTAACCCCACTgcagctaacagtgctatcagtATCGAATGTGGAGATTTAAGAGATGCTGAATTTCATGGGAAATACGGTCTCAGTAAAGGCTCAGTAGCTGGCATTCTTACGGTCGACACAGTGGCAGACTTTCTTCCAAGAAGGGGACGTCTCAAGCAGAGAAG GAATTGCATACATAGCAAACGTGGCGGTTCGGAAGGAGGAACGTCGAAAAGGGATTGCCAAAATGCTCGTCGCGGAAGCCGAGGCGCGAGCAAGGAGCTGGGGATGCCGGTCAGTGGCCTTGCACTGCGATGTAAGTAA
- the LOC123403901 gene encoding uncharacterized protein LOC123403901 isoform X1, which produces MMPPALLSLPRSSSPSVSPSPLCPGRRSAAVQRHRPSIPSKPAAGICYASQAVELLPSLYPGTGVVVRDAKLEDCWEVADTHCSSFFPGYKFPLDLVLRLDRYIALLSGFSVPPGCTRSCLVAVNPTAANSAISIECGDLRDAEFHGKYGLSKGSVAGILTVDTVADFLPRRGRLKQRRTGIAYIANVAVRKEERRKGIAKMLVAEAEARARSWGCRSVALHCDVSNLAALRLYKSQGYKSIRIPEDAKWPIPKIAEGVRYEFMMKLVPKS; this is translated from the exons ATGATGCCGCCGGCGCTGCTAAGCTTGCCTCGCTCCTCGTCGCCGTCGGTATCCCCTTCTCCTCTCTGCCCCGGCCGCCGATCCGCCGCCGTCCAGCGCCAccgcccgtcgatcccctccaaaCCCGCCGCAG GAATATGCTATGCTAGTCAAGCGGTTGAATTGTTGCCATCTTTGTACCCGGGGACGGGCGTTGTCGTTCGAGATGCAAAGCTGGAGGACTGTTGGGAAGTAGCAGACACTCACTGCAGCTCATTTTTTCCGGGTTACAAATTCCCGTTGGACCTTGTTCTACGGCTTGATCGTTACATCGCGCTCCTATCCGGCTTTTCAGTTCCGCCTGGCTGCACGAGAAGTTGCCTTGTTGCAGTTAACCCCACTgcagctaacagtgctatcagtATCGAATGTGGAGATTTAAGAGATGCTGAATTTCATGGGAAATACGGTCTCAGTAAAGGCTCAGTAGCTGGCATTCTTACGGTCGACACAGTGGCAGACTTTCTTCCAAGAAGGGGACGTCTCAAGCAGAGAAG AACAGGAATTGCATACATAGCAAACGTGGCGGTTCGGAAGGAGGAACGTCGAAAAGGGATTGCCAAAATGCTCGTCGCGGAAGCCGAGGCGCGAGCAAGGAGCTGGGGATGCCGGTCAGTGGCCTTGCACTGCGATGTAAGTAACCTCGCGGCGCTGCGGCTGTACAAAAGCCAAGGTTACAAAAGCATCCGTATACCAGAAGACGCCAAGTGGCCAATACCAAAGATAGCTGAAGGAGTGCGATATGAGTTCATGATGAAGCTAGTGCCCAAGAGCTAA